The Andrena cerasifolii isolate SP2316 chromosome 14, iyAndCera1_principal, whole genome shotgun sequence genome contains a region encoding:
- the LOC143376179 gene encoding zwei Ig domain protein zig-8, translating into MALRWQARLSIAAILFMCTEDTLSLGDRTVDSMDRHTIQSKPRNQLLVDPSDLKPKAEPTFDYSQSTNVTALIGKPAYLTCRVRNLGDKTVSWVRHRDIHILTAGAYTYTSDQRFQVHLGQNTGQNSEWSEWTLCIKWAQQRDQGLYECQISTIPVKSHQFRLNVVVPTATILGGPDLYVGAGSTINLTCAIHFSSEPPAYIFWYYNEKVLSYDSPRGGVSVITEKGGDVTTSWLLIQTAQPSDSGEYKCTPSNANTASIKVHVLNGERPEAMQTGTAGPILSSSCLLVSLIILYISSV; encoded by the exons ATACGCTCAGTTTAGGAGATCGCACGGTAGATAGCATGGATCGGCACACGATCCAGAGCAAGCCTCGGAACCAGCTGCTGGTGGACCCCTCCGACCTGAAGCCGAAAGCCGAGCCTACGTTCGACTATTCCCAGAGCACCAACGTCACAGCCCTGATAGGGAAGCCCGCTTATCTGACGTGTAGGGTGCGCAACTTGGGCGACAAAACC GTATCCTGGGTCAGGCACAGGGACATTCACATTTTAACGGCGGGGGCGTACACGTACACGAGCGACCAGCGGTTCCAAGTGCACCTCGGACAAAACACAGGCCAAAACAGCGAGTGGTCCGAATGGACTCTCTGCATAAAGTGGGCGCAGCAGAGAGACCAGGGACTCTACGAGTGTCAGATCTCCACCATCCCCGTCAAGTCGCATCAGTTTCGCTTGAACGTCGTCG TGCCGACAGCGACGATACTGGGTGGTCCAGATCTGTACGTGGGAGCGGGTAGCACGATAAACCTGACGTGCGCCATACACTTCAGCTCGGAGCCGCCAGCTTACATCTTCTGGTACTACAATGAGAAAGTCTTGAGCTACGACAGTCCCAGGGGCGGCGTCTCTGTGATAACCGAGAAGGGTGGCGACGTAACCACCTCGTGGCTCCTCATCCAGACGGCGCAGCCCTCGGACTCTGGGGAATACAAGTGCACGCCCAGCAACGCCAATACGGCGTCCATCAAGGTTCACGTCCTGAATG GCGAACGACCGGAAGCGATGCAGACCGGAACGGCGGGACCCATTTTATCCTCGAGCTGTCTTTTGGTGTCTCTGATCATTTTGTACATATCGTCGGTGTAA